The Paenalcaligenes faecalis genome has a window encoding:
- a CDS encoding thiazole synthase gives MTIDSFVLAGKSYQSRLLVGTGKYKDFEQTREAIVESGAEIVTVAIRRTNIGQDANEASLLDYVSPKEFTYLPNTAGCFSAADAVRTARLARELLDGHQLVKLEIFGSPTNLYPNMPETLAATKELVADGFDVMVYCSDDPVQAKMLEDMGCVAVMPLASIIGSGMGILNPWNIRLILDQISVPVLLDAGVGTASDAAIGMELGCDAVLMNSALAYANDPIRMARAMRRAVQAGRDAYLAGRMPKKHYLAEASSPTTGLIHTSAAPAAK, from the coding sequence ATGACAATAGATTCATTTGTTTTAGCGGGTAAATCATACCAATCACGACTACTCGTCGGCACAGGCAAATACAAGGATTTTGAACAAACGCGAGAGGCAATTGTTGAAAGTGGTGCAGAGATTGTCACCGTAGCGATTCGTCGTACCAATATTGGGCAAGATGCGAATGAAGCGAGTTTGCTGGATTATGTATCGCCTAAAGAATTTACTTATTTACCGAATACTGCAGGTTGTTTTAGTGCGGCTGATGCCGTGCGCACAGCACGCCTGGCGCGTGAGCTATTAGATGGTCACCAGCTAGTGAAGCTGGAGATTTTTGGTAGTCCTACCAATTTATATCCTAATATGCCTGAAACCCTCGCGGCAACTAAAGAGTTAGTCGCTGATGGCTTTGATGTGATGGTGTATTGCTCAGACGACCCCGTTCAAGCCAAGATGCTTGAAGACATGGGCTGTGTCGCGGTGATGCCATTGGCCTCCATTATTGGCTCTGGCATGGGGATTTTAAATCCATGGAATATACGGTTAATTCTTGATCAAATTTCAGTGCCTGTTTTATTAGATGCAGGTGTAGGGACCGCCTCAGATGCTGCCATTGGGATGGAGCTGGGGTGTGATGCGGTGTTAATGAATTCCGCTCTAGCCTATGCCAATGATCCCATCCGAATGGCACGAGCAATGCGTCGAGCAGTACAAGCTGGACGTGATGCCTATCTAGCAGGGCGTATGCCTAAAAAACACTACTTGGCCGAGGCTTCCTCGCCCACAACAGGGCTGATTCATACCAGTGCGGCCCCCGCAGCAAAATAA